AGACATTGAACCATTCATACGAATGAGGGCAGAGAGTTCAGCTTTTGCACAGCAATCCTTTACCTCAAGGTTCGTTAACTCTTTTTTTGTCTCAGATGCAAATGACATAATGCCACCCCCATTCATAAAAGTGAACACGTGTATTTTTTACAGAATCATCATTTTTCTACCAATTTTATCAGAAGTGAAGCCATTTTGTGTGTATCATGCCTTATGACGTTATTGTCATAAGAAATAATCCGGTCTTGAATAACCTCTAAGCCCATCTCTTTTAGCTTTTCCGCATTAAATTGAACAGGCTGGGCAAGTTCTTTTGCATATTTTTCTCTAAAATCTTCCGTTATTTCCTCATCATTCACTATGATTGTGTCGATGAAATCCTTGTTCATGTGGTCATTTAGCGCTTTTACATGATCAGCTGCGCTGTAGTACAACGTTTCCCCGGGCTGAGTCATGACATTGCAAATGTATACTTTCTTTGCTTGTGCTTTGCAAATTTCTTCTCCGATCTTCGGTACGAGCAAATTTGGAAGAATACTCGTATAAAGGCTCCCCGGCCCTATGATGATTAAATCCGCCCCGCGGATCGCCTCAATTGCTTCCGGCAGCGGATCAATTTTTTCCGGGGTCAGAAAGACCTTTTTAATTTTTTTCCCGTATGCCGGGATGGCAGATTCTCCAGAAACAATCTTTCCATCCTCCATTTCAGCATGCAGCACAACACTTGTATTCGCAGCCGGCAGCACTCTGCCGCGGACATTAAGCACCTTGCTCATTACGGTTACCGCATGAAAAAAGTCTCCTGTAATGTTTGTCATCGCTGCTAAAATTAAGTTTCCTAAAGAATGCCCTACCAAATTGTTGCCTTTGCTGAATCGATGCTGAAATAA
This window of the Bacillus gobiensis genome carries:
- a CDS encoding gluconeogenesis factor YvcK family protein: MSTKQKIVIFGGGTGLSVLLRGLKEKPIDITAIVTVADDGGSSGRLRDELHIPPPGDVRNVLAALSDVEPLVEDLFQHRFSKGNNLVGHSLGNLILAAMTNITGDFFHAVTVMSKVLNVRGRVLPAANTSVVLHAEMEDGKIVSGESAIPAYGKKIKKVFLTPEKIDPLPEAIEAIRGADLIIIGPGSLYTSILPNLLVPKIGEEICKAQAKKVYICNVMTQPGETLYYSAADHVKALNDHMNKDFIDTIIVNDEEITEDFREKYAKELAQPVQFNAEKLKEMGLEVIQDRIISYDNNVIRHDTHKMASLLIKLVEK